TCATTCTCCCGTAGGTCACTACATAAATTTTGACGTAAGTGAATGCGTGACAAATAAGCTGTTTTGTAACAAAATCTGGCAAGCAAGTAAGTTTATCCTTCTTGCAACGTCAAAACATCCATGTCTTCCTGATGCAAAACTAAGTTCAATCGATAAATGGATACTAAGCAGACTATCATCGATGGTGACAACTGTGAATGAAGCATTTTTACACAGAAATCTTCACCTTGTGAcgtcaaaaatgaaaaactttttttaccgGGACTTCTGCGATTGGTATTTGGTatgcattttttcaatcaacacTTATTGAATAGactattattttaaatatttttcttaatcaattaatattcgACCAACTATTAACAATGGTTCGCGAATTCACAAGCTTGTGAAGAGGACCTCCACTCTGATATAGACACTTGTATTAACATTACGTATTCACTAGGAAGCAACAAAGCCAGGACTGGCACATCTAGAAGGAAATACAGCCAGTGGACACATACGTACTTTGATCAAGTGTCTGGATGTTTCTCTGAGGATAATTGCACCGATCACACCTTATCTGGCTGATGAATTATATTCACTACTGTCTCAGCGCATAGACACATTGCCAACTTTGAAGTCACTCATGCAAACAACTTATCCCACATCGGAAGAGGTATTGCAATTGATAGAGTATAGTTAAGttgaaaactgatattttacATCGCATTACTTATGTAATTTTCACAGTTTCAAGAATTTAGAGATGAGGTTCtagaagaaaatattggaaaCGTTTGGAAAGTCGTATCAACGATAAGAAGTCTTATCTCTACGAGTAATATAAAGTCGAATACGAGTGAAGGTAAtatattcaatgaaaaaatcgcaAGTGAATGgtagaaatataaaatctgTTACAATATAGTACCATTTTCTATTACAGCACACGTCGTGCTTAGTGCAGAAGATAATATGGatttgtttattgaaaattcaagcgTTATTGCCGCGTTAAGTAGAGTTCAGGGAGTGAAAGTAGcacttgaaaataattacgataAAATGGAGAATTGTATATCTGATACAGTTGGGAGTCATGCTGTGATATATCTTTCAATTAaggtaaaacaaaattattacgttttgtacatatatttcaACCTTTAAATTTCCGCATAAAAGAATTCTCCTAATTTCTGCAACATAAACACTAAATTATCGATAATtaaagtaattaattttgataGGATCCAAAGCAAGCAGAACAAATTCAAGACAGGATTAAAAGAAAGGTCTCCGCGTTAGAGGGGCAAATGAACCGATTGTTACAATTGACTTCAGCACCTGGTTATATTGCCAAGGCACCTGTGGATGTACAGAGCAAGCATTTGCAAAAGGTAACTTTGTGATATTTGTAAGTGACGAACCGATTGTTTGTactggaatattttttcttttctacagAAAGACAGAATACGGCAAGAGTTGGAAAAACTCAAGCAAATGAGAGCAAACAGTGCAtgaccaaaaagattattgagtCTAGCTTGCAATGTATGAGATTTGGTACGCTGTGTGTAGGTAATTCAACACATGAGAATACTAAATTGCTACATAGATCAGATGCTCGTCGCAACATCGTTTATGCAGTACGTTTTTCATATACTTCAGacttaaatttgttttcatattaaaatttactgaatgataattttacagCTGAGTCGTAGTATCATGATACAATCAATTTACATTATTTGatagtgatgaaaaaaattctctgtcACTTAATTAGGCAAAAGTTACACTTCAATTTTCGTCAACCTCCATCTCATTTTCACTGCTGCCATCACTGGTAGATTCTTCACCTTGACTTTCAGATTCTGAGCTTTCAGAATCAATCCATGTTTGCGAAGTAATGTCGCTTTTGATTATTGTTTTCCATTCATCTAACTTACGAAAGTCTGTAAACCAGGAGAGCagaagaaattgagaaaatgttTGATCTCGGTTCAATTACTATTAATTTGCTACCTAAATGTTCTACAAATTGTAACTGATTATATAATTCACCCAATTTGTAGAAATCATTAAGAGTGTATTGTCTGTCTCCATCTTCAAACATCCCACCAAACAAGTACAGCACTCCATGCTTGATGGCAAGCCCAGGATTAATTCGAGGAGATGGTGAGAAAATATCATCTGGTCGTTTTTCCTCCTTAATTGTACTGTTGGTCATACTGGACGGACCAACAGTGACCTGAGTATGGATAAGTGAAGTgtcaatttaattatttttttttgtcgtcaaCCGTTTTGTTGTTACTTATGATTTTGAATTCGTAGTGAAATTTTATCTAACAAGGCTTCATTGTAATCATGGATtattattcgaatgaaaaagatCATTTTACTGCGGCAATTCTGTTGTATATAGTACAAGTAGTAAATtcactgaaaataataaaaatcaaaatagtaTCAAGTATTACTAACCGTGAAAATTCCATCAGAGACAATAGTTGGTTCAGAAGTGACATCCAtcgctttcggaacttcatGGTCACTACCATCGTCGTTGTCACTACTTTCTTCGTTAATATCACCatcttctttttgttttctacgtTTTCGCCTCTCTTGCGGGTTTTTCTTTCCGCTCAATGTTACTATGAAACCAGAAATGATTTCTATTATGTAAAGTTACTTCATCGTAACTGTACTTAAGCGTCCATATCCCCAAATCTTGTTTCATTCAGTTGAAATTGAGGCCGTCAAactcataattttttcgttacatACCTGTTCTCCATTGGTACTTTTCAAGATCCAGTGCGATGAGGTCATTGAAAAATGTTCCTTTAAGgtcttcttcattttcttcttcgtcaaAAACACCACCAAACATATATGCGAGATTTGATTGAGCCAAAATCGCTGTAGCGCTACATCTTGGTGATATTGATATACCACTTTGTTTCAGAAGCGTCCATTTCCATTTTAATCCAGTCTGatcattttctaaaatttgaaTCCATGGTTTCATAATCAGAAACTTACAAAgctatttttttccaatgcaAAACTCACTCTCTGGGCTCAATAAAAACATATCAGTGTGTACGTGACCCTTATCCAcatcttttttaattctctctTTACTGTAGCCACCGTAAACTAGAATTTTATTATCCGGTGTTGGTAATACTACACATCCAGATCGAGGAGCTGGTGGAGTGCctgaaataaatgtatttacacAATGATGGTAGACTATAGTAGATAtgattataatattacatctttcatttcaaattactgtaaatTAGATTTTagagtttttaaaaaagtgtgagaaaaatttttccacactcTACAAACCTGAAGGCTCCAACTTGTTCCATTTGTATGTTGTGAGATTAAATACAAAAACGTcgttaaaatatttgtaatctCTGACATTGTCGTGAAACCCACCGAATATAAATAGttgttttttcatatatacCATTCTATGACCACTTCTCGCTGATGGTCCACCAGTGGCCCtagttaattaaaaaaagaagtccaatgaaaaaaattgcatatttgCTCAACATTCAAATTTACTAACAGTACTCTTGCGCTCACCCAATTTTCTCCCATTTCTTATCCCCAAAGTGATAGACCCATAGATCTCTATAGTGGTAGAACTGTGACTGCGAAGGGCTTGAATATTCACCACCGAAGACCCACAGTTGACCTTTATTTATTGGAACAGCTAGCGCTTGATGTCCGCATCTGGGTGCTGGGCCACCAGGTGCCTTAATTACGGACCATTCGTTGTTGCTTATATTGTAAAAGAACATGTCTCCGTACACAAGTGTCTAAAACGAATGTCACAATGTTGTTTTAAAGGGATGTTCATTGATGAAACTGAACTTAAATGAGAATTGATACATATATTTGCACcataaattttatgaatacCGTTTGTCCATTGTAGAACTCCCCCCCAAGCATTACTAGCTCATCTTTGAAAGGATGAGTGGTTAATGAGAAATTTACACGATGTGACGGCGGTGCGACAACCGCTTCAACGACACGTTGCCTCTTTGCCTCTTCCCGCTCAATTTCTGCCACCACTTTCTCGATATCATCCTACAACACACAACAAAACAATTGCTCATTTGTCAGATGCTAAGTGTTATTCTGTTCTAAGTGTATGAACAATCGTTGAGCAACAAGGAAGGAAGTCTTGAACTATGTTCAAAACTACCGTAAGTTACGACCATTTCTTGATTCTCACATGAATTAATGTAGCACGACGATTCGATTGGTTAAATTCAGctgtggaaatttttgaaatatgtgAAGAAATTAAGTTACCGGAACAACCGCTGGTAAcgtaatttgtatttttagcacTCTACGATGCTAAACTAACCTCTCCGAGTGCAGCCAACTCTTTCTTTTGCTTTGcagtaagttttttttctgttttcataGCTGTTTTCTCAATACCACTAactttcttcttatttttgtcttttttaccCATTGCTAATCggtaaatttaacgaaatcaaCAGAAATTCTTGGTAAGATTGACAACTTAACCTAACACTCCACTATCAACCGGCAAACACGTGTTGAGTGTTCACGAAACATGGTGGTGTtctgaaataataatcgtcTCTGAGTTTCCAGTTGCCATCAATGCTTTCAATCGGGTTAGGAGCGGGAATACCCTGTGATCTCTACTACACAGGAATAACTTTTATCTACGCCGAtgcgaaaattaaattttctcccGTCTCCGCaagcgttgactgaagatataatCCTGTTCGAATTGATGAGGTTATAAATCACGgtatttcttctattttccGTCTGGCTGTATATTACCTGACAGGGTAAGTGCCAATAATCATAATATTCAACATCTCAATTTTAGTTGTAGGGTATTTTGATTCATTCGTTCAACATAATTTTCTGCATATTTTTATTGgcagataattaaaatcaGCACAAGAAATGTGACAATTTGTACATTTGAGTTGTAATTGCAAAATTCATAGGTCTGTATGTATGTAACATAATAGTTGACAGAAATATGTGACAGAATAGCGAAATTACAATGAAGCTTGTTTGTCTTGCATGGGTCTCGGTGGAAAATATGTGTAAGGAATGGAGAATGATGGACAGCAATCGAAGCAGACCTTGGGCCAGCTGCCATTTGTTGCACAAAAGATACGTAGCCGAGTATGCGAAATATTGATTACACAGGAATGAGTAGTATAATTAGCATTAGGCTGTCTGGCGGTTATCTTAGTGAAAAAGCAgggttttgaaatttttgacaagATGATACGTAGCTTCAGCTGCAGTACTTTCCTCTTTACCACAAGATTTTATAGTCGCAGTCTCTTGAACGTTTCTCACAATTTGCAATTAAATGtcctttattttttgatttacttGATTAATATTGTTTGTCACAAATGCTTCGGTTGCCTTGTGCCTTTGGATTGATTTCTTCGATGGATCTACTGCTTTCTTGAATTGCCACCAGAACTTCGATGATGATCACTTTGGTAGATTTCTGACCATCGTTGGTTCAAAGTTTGTTCTGAATCATCAGAGATAGAAGATGCTCTTTGATCATTCTCAGAACAGAGTTGCAATTTATCTTTCAACTTGGCGATCTCGTCTGTACTGAGTTCCGTAGCTTTCATCAGTAATGCAAGGCGGATTTTTACTGCCCACGCATAAAATACATTCACTTTGTTCCCATTAGAAACGTAATGTGACTGAAATATGAAAGATTTTGTTGgtacaaacgaaaaaattaatcatggtagttaaaaaaatttcgaataatgcGATACTCATGCGAGTATAATTTCTACTATTTTCACGTTACAGTACAAATGGGCACATgtacagaaaattgaattattatttcaactaaataatgtacgtatatttcgtataatataaatcaacTCTATACCTTTAGGCTTCTGGCATTTGGATCAATTTGAACAGCTTTGTCAAAGTATTGACTTGCTGACAGAATATCATCCATatgaaacaaataatataatcCAATTTTAATGTTTATTTCTTGAATTTGGGAATCAGGATCTTTGTCGTACTTGTTCAATAACTCCAACATATATGGCAGTGGATTCCAATCaggttcaactttttttctacacTCTATATACGGCCATTCCGCTGGATAATTTCCTTTCTCTATTGCAGTCGTGTAATAACGAAGAGCAGCCTAaaagtttaattaaaaactatTCAGTTTATTTCAGTAGTTTTCATATACTGTCTgtgatatttcaattcattgtaATCTCAACTATTCattaatcaaatgaaaattgtactaATATTTCTGTTCATGTCAACCAGGTAACATTAATCAAAAGTAGTTATAAACTGAATATCAACGAATTGACAACATTGTGTATAATTTATCAGTCATTACCTCAAAGTCTCGATTGCATGTTTCCTCGTATATAGCCATGTAATGTGCATATTTCGGAGAAGTGGGCATCATTTCAGCTACGTAATCCAGACTACTCTTTGCCAAACTACAATCCTTCGCTCGTACAAATCCTAGAGCTAATTGTAATCGCACTTTACAAGAAGTTGGTTCACCAGCAGCAACTTGCTTATACATTTTAAGAGACTTTTCATATTGTTTAGACTCTCGATACATTCGGGCCAAATATACACCAAACATAGCGTTTTTAGAAAGTTCGTAAGCCCTCTGAAAAGCCAATGATTCATGTTTATCTGGTTTATCAGTCGTACGATCCCTCGTTCTTGAGGTTCGGCAACATCTCCCGACCAAATAGTACCATTTGCCATTACTGGGCTCATGCTGGACAGCCTCTTGTGCAAATTTCATTGCCATGGAATTATCAGTGACGTTGTACAGTGACCAGGCTAAACATTGGCACCCGGACAACATGGCTAATTCCGTTTCATTCATGTCCTTAATATTGCATATCTCTTTCAGCAGTTCGTCTGCCTGTGTCAGCTGCCCCAGCTGTTGAAGCACATGGTACTTTGTTCCAAATAAAATGTGTCGCAGGACACGTTCTACGCTTTCCAGTGTTTTCctgattttcattattataatattgttagATCAGTGAAAcaagataaataattcaatgtaaaATTTGATCACTACTTTCAGTATAAGTACAAATTAGAATAGTATTCCATtacatttgtataaaattcgtGTATTCAGATTGAGTTTTACACTTGAATTTCTCTCAAGAGAGCACATAATGTTCAGAAAAATTAAGCTTCTTCATTATCAAACTTGAGCCATTTAGTTTTTCTCGTTACATTGTGGTATCAAACTAACATTATGGAAAAACGTTTATAGTAAATAATGTCAAGAACctttgtttaatttcaagaAAACTATCTTCAGCGTCCTTGAtgcatttttcagcggcttGCGGATTCTCGTTCGATACATTCTCATAGGCCAGCATGAGATAGTAAATTAATACAAATTCTGGAAACTGATCTTGGTTGTCAATAACATCTTTGAAACGAAAGTTATCGTTTAATAATCGTACTCGAATTTCCATGATTTCTCCCATATCCCAAGTGAATGGACAGCTGAGTTTTATCATAGATTTTCCGTCaacgtcaaaaattttcgacgatgCAGGTGAAACCTCTGAAAAATAGGTGTACATTTAAACTACACATGGGTACCTTCTTTATGCTTAAGTCGAAAGCACTTGAATTTCTACTTTCAGATatgattcaaatttgttttcctaCCCGTGCATTGAAAGTTCGAACCCTTCACATTCCCGAAACCATTTTCCCGAATCGGCATTTTCCTGCAGTTTcccaacaaatgaaattcccGGATCGTCGTATTGCCGATCTACTGAATTCCTCAGGTCTGCGGGGAATCGGGTAGGTCAGGAACATAACAATGCGGGAATTCACTAGGTCGGGAAAATAGTGGTTCGAAAACGTGACGGTTTCGGGAAAACGGTTTCGGAAACGGGGCACTTTATGCAAGCTCCACAGGCTTCGTAAGTGAAACTTTCCAAgcaaatattggaaaaaattaattcgagaTATTTTGTACAAAGTTATACTCCAATCTAATGTATAGGAACTAGGCGTGCGCGTTATTTCGGTATACCGAATTTTTTTCGGTATCTCATTCCTCGAAATGTATCCGTATGGAAACCTTCTGTCAATACCGATAccgaaatatcgaaattttggTAAATACCGAAGTACCGAAATTTCTGATAATCTAAATACTACTTAGATTATTGGTATTTATACAGTTCAATACAGATTTTTCTTAGTCTTTTTCCGACGATATTTGCAGATTAAAGTCTATCGAAATTTCGGTACTACGGTATTTAcggaattttcgatatttcggaTAACCGAAACTACCGAATATGAAACCCGTAACGAAAATTAGTATCTAATTTCCAATACCGCGCACTCGTAATAGGATCTGACAAGAAATATGCGAAACTTATCCATgtcattttttgtacaaaaatttattgtttcgaGTTATCCTCTTTTGACACCTTGCTACGAAATTATCAATCTTGACTTtaatatggaaaaattataaaatacctGTCTCTTTATTGGTCGCTATGGAGCTCATGATGATatcgttgtaaaaattcaGCGCAACTTTATCGGGTGGCCCCGCGAGTGTCTCGAAATACGTCTGATGGACTCCGAAGATTGAATGTTAATGTAGAAAAATGTCGTTTTATGTGCAGGCATGCTGATTAGGAGGCATATCACTAGTGGTTCCCCTTTCCGTATTGTTTCGGATTGTGGAGGGGTGGAGATTCCGCTGCTTATACGAGATCCTCGACACGCCTTCTGAGAATCATAGAGCTTGTGCTTGGTAATGATGTGTGATTTGAATCTTTTTCGGTAAAGgttgagaatatttatttatgctatgtttttgtgaaatacttttttatatAAGGTGACATATGCTTACATTTTTAATGTACTTGGCGAAAGGTTTTTGCGCCAGAGGTGCTTTTTGGGAGGATCATAGTtacaattgaaaaagaaaatcgcctcgataattttttgatatattGAATACAGAAATGATTGActggatttttttaatttcaacatgCTATACGAAATTTCGgaattatgaatatttgtaGTTTCAACGTCGGAAAATTCAAACTATTATTGATTGCTTCtagtttgtaaaaaattttaaagaaaaaaaaccatgtaTCAGAGAAAGTCTATAATCGCGCAAACTTTGCATTATACAGCAGTGAATGAAATCTCATTAAAAGGAATTCAACttcgaaaatctgaaaatcatGTTACGGTTATTTAGCGAGCATgtcaatttgcaaatttgtGCTTTCAGTAGATGAAGTATCGCGCAAGCAATAATTGAACTCAGCATACAGACACAATATTTGTTTagacaaaggaaaaaaaagaaacggaattCGTACTATGAAGATTTAAAGTTTCAAATATTGATTACGGTTTATCAAAGATACTAATGCATAGATTCGTAGATACTTTTTAAACATAGCGCAACTGAAATCTTATATTCATCTTTCAAGTTTGGTTTCTGAACTAGTCTAATTTTCGTTCGAAAGAGCGTCTAGATTAAGTTTAAAGAAGCTAATATTTCGAGTTTTTGGACTCAAAGTGTAAATTTTGACTCTCAATTCGCAGTTTTGCTCCGGTTCGACGTAGTAAAATTTTTGGGTACCTGATATCGTTTTTTCAGGCGCTGTTTCTTAATATcgttcacttttaaaaatcacagaaatattAAGAAAACATCGGTTGGTTTCGACGATTTGAATTTCTTGCAAATTGAATTCGACGCAAGACGCCAATTTGTTTTATGCACTTTTGAATCGTGTAATGCTTCGTTGAAAGGGTGTTGCAACAACGATCTGTAAATATTACTGGACTTattgttgataataatttagATCACTGAACGAGTCATATTGAATTGATGGCTGAATACGACATAAGCAAAGCAGAAAATCTCGAGCGGACACGGCGTCGGACATTCTGAGAGAACGGCACGCTATCAAGGTTTGCAATCAATGCAATGTTTGGCTTAAG
This is a stretch of genomic DNA from Neodiprion fabricii isolate iyNeoFabr1 chromosome 2, iyNeoFabr1.1, whole genome shotgun sequence. It encodes these proteins:
- the LOC124176175 gene encoding kelch domain-containing protein 4-like — protein: MGKKDKNKKKVSGIEKTAMKTEKKLTAKQKKELAALGEDDIEKVVAEIEREEAKRQRVVEAVVAPPSHRVNFSLTTHPFKDELVMLGGEFYNGQTTLVYGDMFFYNISNNEWSVIKAPGGPAPRCGHQALAVPINKGQLWVFGGEYSSPSQSQFYHYRDLWVYHFGDKKWEKIGATGGPSARSGHRMVYMKKQLFIFGGFHDNVRDYKYFNDVFVFNLTTYKWNKLEPSGTPPAPRSGCVVLPTPDNKILVYGGYSKERIKKDVDKGHVHTDMFLLSPEKNDQTGLKWKWTLLKQSGISISPRCSATAILAQSNLAYMFGGVFDEEENEEDLKGTFFNDLIALDLEKYQWRTVTLSGKKNPQERRKRRKQKEDGDINEESSDNDDGSDHEVPKAMDVTSEPTIVSDGIFTVTVGPSSMTNSTIKEEKRPDDIFSPSPRINPGLAIKHGVLYLFGGMFEDGDRQYTLNDFYKLDFRKLDEWKTIIKSDITSQTWIDSESSESESQGEESTSDGSSENEMEVDEN
- the LOC124176176 gene encoding uncharacterized protein LOC124176176, coding for MSSIATNKETEVSPASSKIFDVDGKSMIKLSCPFTWDMGEIMEIRVRLLNDNFRFKDVIDNQDQFPEFVLIYYLMLAYENVSNENPQAAEKCIKDAEDSFLEIKQRKTLESVERVLRHILFGTKYHVLQQLGQLTQADELLKEICNIKDMNETELAMLSGCQCLAWSLYNVTDNSMAMKFAQEAVQHEPSNGKWYYLVGRCCRTSRTRDRTTDKPDKHESLAFQRAYELSKNAMFGVYLARMYRESKQYEKSLKMYKQVAAGEPTSCKVRLQLALGFVRAKDCSLAKSSLDYVAEMMPTSPKYAHYMAIYEETCNRDFEAALRYYTTAIEKGNYPAEWPYIECRKKVEPDWNPLPYMLELLNKYDKDPDSQIQEINIKIGLYYLFHMDDILSASQYFDKAVQIDPNARSLKSHYVSNGNKVNVFYAWAVKIRLALLMKATELSTDEIAKLKDKLQLCSENDQRASSISDDSEQTLNQRWSEIYQSDHHRSSGGNSRKQ